Part of the Hemicordylus capensis ecotype Gifberg chromosome 7, rHemCap1.1.pri, whole genome shotgun sequence genome, TCAAGTGGAGTGAAATGTTTATTTCGCAAACCATTAACTGGTGGGTACAGGTACCCAAGCTACTCCATGGCGAAAGATGGCTGGCATTGGGATAGTGGTTGATATGTGGGAGGCAGGGCCCAAAGCAAGAGTATGACCGACGTGATGCACTCCCGGCCTTCACCCCTTCCCACTACCTCCTTCTCTCCCACAGTGGCTTAATCACAGACACCATGGCAGAGGTGGATCAGTACACTGACGACCTACGAGCGAAGATCGGCCCCTATGCCCAGGACGTGCAGCAACGCCTGACGACCGAAGTGTCGTCCCTGTCAGAAAAACTGCGCACCGACATGGAGGAGACCAAGGGCAAGCTGGTCCAGTACACCAACGATGCGCGCCTGATGATCGACCACAACCTGGACGTGTTGCGCTCCCAGGTTGGCCTGTACATGCGCAAGCTGAAGAAACGCGTCACCAAGGACACCGAGGAGCTGCGGCGCAAGTTCTCCGACTACGCCCAGGAGGTGCGGGCCAACACCGACGAAAAAGTGGACGCCGTGCGCCAGAGCCTAGAGCCCTACCTCTCGAGCATCCGCGAGAAGGGGCAGCAGCGTTTCCAGGCCCTGCAGCAGGCTAtgggggagcaagggaggatgGCCCAAGAACAACTCAGTGCCCGAGCCCAGGAGCTCCACAGCCACCTCCGGGAGAAAGCAGAGGAAGTCAAGGGCTCCATTGACCAGGCCACGGAAAGGGTACGTGAGTGGTTTGCCCCCTTCCTGGAGGACGTCTCTTCTCAGTTCCAGGCCCTGGTGGAGAAGTTCAAGGAGCTGCAGTCGTAAGGCGTGGCCTGCACTCCCTTGGGGATAACATCACTGCCTTTGGTTTCCTGGGAAACCAAGATGGCCGCAAGACCTGCACTGCTCATCCCCCATCTCCCTCCAAGTCTACTTGGCCAGAATGCCGCCATTTTGGCCTGTTAACATTCCGCACCCTTTCTGCTGGTGACCACCTTCTCGGCCCTGCATTAGTAACTGTTGCATCCATGAACCACTGACAAGAAAGGCCTTAATAAGTTTGCTGCACTCCCCAGTTTAACACCTTATGCCCAAGACACGTGTGTCGTTCCTTTTTGCCGTGATTTCTCGGCTTTATCGATGCCTTCCGTTTGGATCTGTAACTGAATAAAATGTGCTTCACAGACATGAGGGTCTGTCTCTTTCATGCCGTGTCATTTCCATGTTTGatatctttttctgtgtaaaccacctggagtTTAGGATGATAtgaaaatgtgtaaaataaatacaaatcatATGCACTACAACTACAATTGGAGAGGTATTGGAGGGAACAGGCAGACCCCCAGACATAGGGTGCTAGTCTTTAAAACAGTTCCTCAGAATAACAGTAAACTCATGCAGTTCCCCGACTTTGCTTCTAAAAGTCAGCTGCAAGAATTTGGGCTTGTTTCTGTTTTGCTGGTTATGTACTCAAATTGCACCCGGAGGCAGACAGAAAATGACCTGAATAAAACAATATCCTGAAAACTGCTTACATATATAGGTCAGGACTCAGAGTTCCTCATTGtcgtgcaacaacatctgggcactcaACCTTGGCAACCCCTGATATAAGTACGAACGGTTGTGTTGCTATTTTGCTCACATGGAGAAGAACGCCCAAGTCAGATGTCCTTCTTACCCTACTTCTCAGCCAACATTTGGCCCCCAAAGAAAGCAACTCACAGCAATCCAAATCTAATACATATAACAATTAAAATGCGGTGGGGTTCAGATCTCAACTATAAATGGGTCCAGTGCAATGGATGGGTATCTAGCCGTACCCTTCC contains:
- the APOE gene encoding apolipoprotein E; translated protein: MKFFALFFAAALLGGSLANPVVPEEAKSKWEEGVEVFWDYVTRVGNAADDVTAQIKSSQLSKELDGLITDTMAEVDQYTDDLRAKIGPYAQDVQQRLTTEVSSLSEKLRTDMEETKGKLVQYTNDARLMIDHNLDVLRSQVGLYMRKLKKRVTKDTEELRRKFSDYAQEVRANTDEKVDAVRQSLEPYLSSIREKGQQRFQALQQAMGEQGRMAQEQLSARAQELHSHLREKAEEVKGSIDQATERVREWFAPFLEDVSSQFQALVEKFKELQS